Proteins co-encoded in one Arthrobacter sp. ERGS1:01 genomic window:
- a CDS encoding NAD(P)/FAD-dependent oxidoreductase — translation MALTPTFSSRPRVLVVGGGYVGLYTAFNLQKKIAKSGGIVTLVDPLPYMTYQPFLPEVAGGNIEARHAVVSHRKHLKETELIQGSVTNIDHENRTAVIAPADGGEPFEIPYHDVVVAAGAVTRTFPIKGLAESGIGLKTIEEAVALRNQVLSLIELASTETDPELRKRHLTFVVVGGGFAGIETIAELEDMARAAVKINPRVEQSELRFVLVEAMGRIMPEVTESQALWVVEHLRGRGVEVLLNTSLDNAENNNLKLINLPDKSVAQEFDADTLIWTAGVMANPMVRSTDFPIEPRGRVSTNVNLQITGEFGVIPNAWAAGDVAAVPDVTGGLPDGTCVPNAQHALRQAKRLAKNLWASRFNKPLKGYKHKNLGAVAGFGQWKGVAKIMGIQLKGAPAWLAHRGYHGLAMPTVERKIRVLMDWFVTMITSRDLAQLENLQAPRSAFVTAATPAPKPAAKPAEAPAVPAAAPAAAEAKQDAPASK, via the coding sequence ATGGCACTCACTCCCACATTTTCATCCCGTCCGCGAGTCCTCGTTGTAGGTGGCGGTTACGTTGGCCTGTACACGGCTTTCAACCTGCAGAAGAAGATCGCGAAGTCCGGTGGCATCGTCACCCTCGTTGATCCCCTGCCGTACATGACGTACCAGCCGTTCCTGCCCGAGGTGGCCGGCGGTAACATCGAGGCACGCCACGCAGTGGTTTCCCACCGCAAGCACCTCAAGGAGACCGAGCTCATCCAGGGCTCCGTCACCAACATCGACCACGAGAACCGCACGGCCGTGATTGCACCGGCCGACGGCGGCGAGCCGTTCGAGATCCCCTACCACGACGTCGTCGTGGCTGCGGGTGCCGTAACCCGCACCTTCCCCATCAAGGGCCTGGCGGAGTCCGGCATCGGCCTGAAGACCATCGAGGAAGCCGTTGCACTGCGCAACCAGGTTCTCTCCCTGATCGAGCTGGCCTCCACCGAGACCGACCCCGAACTGCGCAAGCGTCACCTGACGTTCGTTGTGGTCGGTGGCGGCTTCGCCGGCATCGAGACCATCGCCGAGCTCGAGGACATGGCCCGTGCGGCCGTCAAGATCAACCCCCGCGTCGAGCAGTCCGAACTGCGCTTCGTGCTGGTTGAGGCCATGGGCCGGATCATGCCCGAGGTCACCGAGAGCCAGGCGCTGTGGGTCGTCGAGCACCTGCGCGGCCGCGGCGTCGAGGTGCTGCTGAACACCTCCCTCGACAACGCCGAGAACAACAACCTCAAGCTCATCAACCTGCCGGACAAGTCCGTCGCCCAGGAATTCGATGCAGACACCCTCATCTGGACGGCCGGTGTCATGGCCAACCCGATGGTGCGCTCCACCGACTTCCCGATCGAGCCCCGCGGCCGCGTCTCCACCAACGTGAACCTGCAGATCACCGGCGAATTCGGCGTCATCCCGAACGCCTGGGCTGCCGGCGACGTTGCCGCCGTGCCGGATGTCACCGGCGGGCTGCCCGACGGTACCTGTGTTCCCAACGCCCAGCACGCGCTGCGCCAGGCCAAGCGCCTCGCGAAGAACCTGTGGGCCAGCCGCTTCAACAAGCCGCTGAAGGGCTACAAGCACAAGAACCTTGGCGCCGTCGCCGGCTTCGGCCAGTGGAAGGGCGTTGCCAAGATCATGGGCATCCAGCTCAAGGGTGCACCGGCCTGGCTGGCACACCGCGGCTACCACGGCCTGGCCATGCCCACCGTGGAGCGCAAGATCCGTGTCCTCATGGACTGGTTCGTCACCATGATCACGAGCCGCGACCTGGCCCAACTGGAAAACCTGCAGGCCCCGCGCAGCGCCTTCGTCACGGCCGCCACCCCGGCCCCGAAGCCCGCCGCCAAGCCGGCCGAAGCTCCGGCAGTTCCGGCCGCCGCCCCGGCAGCAGCCGAGGCCAAGCAGGACGCACCCGCTTCGAAGTAG
- a CDS encoding Bax inhibitor-1/YccA family protein translates to MALGGNPVFANNKNFKDSPAVQRGYLSAGTDTMAGTGQFSAEQLQDLYNKPSATAGQTGRMTYDDVIIKTVLTLALVLAGAALGWIVPVLMLPGMIVGLVLGLVNSFKKQPSPALILCYAAFEGMFLGGLSGFLEGLYPGIVVQAVLGTLSVFVVTLVLFRNGKVRATPKLTRFFIIAMAGYALFSLINLGLMLFGATNSPWGINSMHIPGTNIPFGLILGLLAIGLAAFSLIVDFTSIEQGVKNGLPAKYSWTAAFGLTVTLVWLYVEILRLLAILRGND, encoded by the coding sequence ATGGCACTTGGTGGAAACCCGGTCTTTGCCAACAACAAAAACTTCAAGGACTCCCCGGCTGTACAGCGCGGATACTTGAGCGCCGGCACGGACACCATGGCCGGAACCGGCCAGTTCTCGGCCGAGCAGTTGCAGGACCTGTACAACAAGCCCTCAGCAACCGCCGGGCAGACCGGCCGCATGACGTACGACGACGTCATCATCAAGACCGTGCTGACCCTGGCCCTGGTGCTGGCCGGCGCGGCCCTGGGCTGGATCGTTCCGGTCCTGATGCTTCCGGGCATGATCGTTGGCCTGGTGCTGGGCCTCGTGAACTCCTTCAAGAAGCAGCCCTCACCGGCGCTGATCCTTTGCTACGCCGCCTTTGAAGGCATGTTCCTGGGCGGCCTGTCGGGCTTCCTCGAAGGACTGTACCCGGGCATCGTGGTCCAGGCCGTGCTGGGCACCCTGAGCGTGTTCGTCGTGACCTTGGTGCTGTTCCGCAACGGCAAGGTCCGCGCCACCCCCAAGCTCACCCGCTTCTTCATCATCGCGATGGCCGGTTACGCGCTGTTCTCGCTGATCAACCTAGGCCTGATGCTCTTCGGAGCCACCAACAGCCCCTGGGGCATCAACAGCATGCACATCCCCGGCACGAACATCCCGTTCGGCCTGATCCTGGGCCTGCTCGCGATCGGCCTGGCCGCGTTCTCGCTGATCGTGGACTTCACCTCCATTGAGCAGGGCGTCAAGAACGGCCTGCCCGCCAAGTACTCCTGGACGGCCGCCTTCGGCCTGACCGTGACGCTCGTGTGGCTGTACGTGGAGATCCTGCGCCTGCTGGCCATCCTCCGCGGCAACGACTAG
- a CDS encoding aldose 1-epimerase family protein — MSSSNTTEAGRAATGPQFTLRRGGAVAIIASLAAGIRHYERDGVELVEGYDAAAIAPGAAGITLAPFANRVDGGLWELDGAAQQLDITEVARNNAIHGLLRNTGYAVLESSEAHVLLEAVIYPQHGYPFLARHQVRYELTVEGSLRVAQTLFNDSAAKAPFVLGAHPYFRIGDTAPAEVRITVDAATRLAATERMIPTDAVPVDGKYDLRGGRPLGESLMDTAFTDLATDDGVARHTLSAPDGRTVSLWHDATVSYVHVYVTPDFPGRSLAVAMEPMTGPANAFNSGDGLRWLEPGAAFTMNWGIDSELG; from the coding sequence ATGAGCAGTTCGAACACCACGGAAGCGGGCCGGGCAGCGACCGGTCCACAGTTCACCCTGCGCCGTGGCGGAGCCGTCGCGATCATCGCCTCGCTGGCCGCCGGAATCCGCCACTATGAGCGCGACGGCGTGGAGTTGGTGGAAGGATACGACGCCGCCGCGATCGCCCCGGGCGCAGCAGGCATCACGCTGGCCCCCTTTGCCAACCGCGTCGACGGCGGCCTGTGGGAGCTCGACGGCGCCGCCCAGCAGTTGGACATCACCGAGGTGGCCCGGAACAACGCGATCCATGGCCTGCTGCGCAACACCGGCTACGCCGTGCTGGAGTCCTCCGAAGCCCATGTGCTGCTCGAGGCCGTCATCTACCCGCAGCACGGCTACCCGTTCCTGGCCCGGCACCAGGTCCGCTACGAGCTCACGGTAGAGGGCTCGCTGCGGGTGGCCCAGACCCTCTTCAACGACTCCGCCGCGAAGGCACCCTTCGTGCTGGGCGCGCACCCCTACTTCCGGATCGGCGATACCGCCCCCGCTGAAGTGCGGATCACGGTGGACGCCGCAACGCGGCTGGCCGCGACCGAGCGGATGATCCCCACGGACGCCGTGCCGGTGGACGGCAAATACGATCTGCGCGGCGGCCGGCCGTTGGGGGAGTCCCTCATGGACACCGCCTTCACCGACCTTGCCACGGACGACGGTGTCGCCCGGCACACGCTGTCCGCCCCGGACGGGCGCACCGTGAGCTTGTGGCACGACGCCACCGTTTCTTACGTCCACGTCTACGTCACTCCGGATTTCCCCGGCCGGAGCCTGGCCGTGGCCATGGAGCCGATGACGGGCCCGGCAAACGCCTTCAATTCCGGTGACGGCCTGCGCTGGCTGGAACCCGGTGCGGCGTTCACGATGAACTGGGGCATCGACTCCGAACTCGGCTAG
- a CDS encoding DUF4307 domain-containing protein, which yields MPRSRGGQPAAQPRNKTPVDAVTNSDSPAATSVANRYGTPKRALSKKAKIIWLSSLGLVGLVWILWATLGGNTGVDQKLISYQVADPTMTTVDVAITKDPGATAQCAIQALNSSFAVVGWNVLTVGPNGTGTGDDNGRTTTVRGEVRTDSLAVTGVVDSCWIVPGT from the coding sequence ATGCCCCGTTCACGGGGCGGCCAGCCCGCGGCGCAACCGCGGAACAAGACACCAGTGGATGCAGTGACAAATTCTGATTCTCCAGCAGCTACCAGCGTAGCCAATCGATACGGCACGCCCAAGCGAGCGCTCTCCAAAAAAGCCAAAATAATTTGGCTGTCCTCACTCGGCCTCGTGGGTTTGGTCTGGATTTTGTGGGCCACACTGGGCGGGAACACGGGCGTGGACCAAAAACTGATCAGCTACCAAGTGGCGGATCCCACTATGACCACGGTGGATGTGGCCATCACCAAGGACCCCGGAGCCACGGCGCAGTGCGCCATCCAGGCTCTGAATTCCTCCTTCGCCGTGGTGGGTTGGAACGTCCTCACCGTGGGTCCCAACGGCACCGGTACCGGCGACGACAACGGCCGCACGACGACGGTCCGCGGCGAGGTCCGCACCGACTCCCTGGCCGTCACGGGAGTCGTGGACAGCTGCTGGATTGTGCCCGGGACGTAA
- the ilvA gene encoding threonine ammonia-lyase, with protein sequence MNASSELPVTLADVEAARELLADITALTPIESSRALGRMTGSEVFFKCENLQRAGSFKVRGAYVRMARLTAEERARGVVAASAGNHAQGVAVAAKALGIKARIYMPVGVALPKLAATRGHGAEVVLHGYNVDESLAEAERFANETGAVFVHPFNNVDVVSGQGTIGLEILEQVPNVDTIIMGVGGGGLLAGVAVAVKARAKELGREIRVIGVQAENAAAYPPSLAADALVPLKKVSTMADGIAVGSPGQLPFSIIRELVDDVVTVSEDSLARALVFLLERSKLVVEPAGAVGVAALMEGKIENPGTTAVILSGGNIDPMLMLKVIQRGLAAAGRFMTVRMMLNDRPGSLATISRIIAENDANVTGVDHTRVGGSISMGDVSITVNLETKGHDHCELVLTALRAEGFQPIVVH encoded by the coding sequence GTGAATGCAAGCAGCGAATTGCCCGTAACCCTTGCCGATGTTGAAGCAGCACGGGAGCTGTTGGCGGACATTACGGCGCTGACCCCCATTGAAAGTTCACGGGCGCTGGGGCGGATGACGGGCTCGGAGGTCTTCTTCAAGTGTGAGAACCTGCAGCGCGCCGGCTCCTTCAAGGTCCGCGGCGCCTACGTCCGCATGGCCCGGCTGACGGCCGAGGAACGCGCCCGCGGCGTGGTGGCGGCCTCTGCCGGAAACCATGCGCAGGGCGTCGCCGTGGCGGCCAAGGCGCTGGGCATCAAGGCCCGGATCTACATGCCCGTCGGCGTGGCCCTGCCCAAGCTTGCCGCCACCCGCGGGCACGGCGCCGAAGTGGTGCTGCACGGCTACAACGTGGACGAGTCGCTGGCCGAGGCCGAACGCTTCGCCAATGAAACCGGCGCCGTGTTTGTGCACCCCTTCAACAACGTGGACGTGGTCTCCGGCCAGGGCACCATCGGCCTGGAAATCCTCGAACAGGTGCCCAACGTCGACACCATCATCATGGGCGTTGGCGGTGGCGGCCTGCTCGCCGGGGTGGCCGTGGCCGTCAAGGCGCGCGCCAAGGAACTGGGCCGTGAGATCCGGGTGATCGGCGTGCAGGCCGAAAACGCGGCCGCCTACCCTCCCTCCCTGGCCGCGGACGCCCTGGTTCCGCTGAAAAAGGTCTCGACCATGGCGGACGGCATCGCCGTGGGCAGCCCCGGCCAGCTGCCGTTCTCGATCATCCGTGAACTGGTGGACGACGTCGTCACGGTCAGCGAGGATTCGCTGGCCCGCGCCCTGGTCTTCCTGCTGGAGCGCTCCAAGCTCGTGGTGGAGCCGGCCGGGGCCGTGGGCGTTGCGGCGCTCATGGAAGGCAAGATTGAAAACCCGGGCACGACGGCGGTGATCCTCTCCGGCGGCAACATCGACCCCATGCTCATGCTCAAGGTGATCCAGCGCGGTCTGGCAGCCGCGGGCCGTTTCATGACGGTGCGCATGATGCTCAACGACCGTCCCGGCTCGCTCGCCACGATCTCGCGCATCATCGCCGAGAACGACGCCAACGTCACCGGCGTGGACCACACCCGCGTGGGCGGCTCCATCTCGATGGGCGATGTCTCCATCACCGTGAACCTGGAAACCAAGGGCCACGACCACTGCGAACTGGTCCTCACCGCCCTGCGCGCCGAGGGCTTCCAACCCATCGTGGTGCACTAA
- a CDS encoding GNAT family N-acetyltransferase, translated as MIIRRETAADRPEIEAVIEAAFPEPVEVRLLRELFATREYIPELSLVAEDADGRIVGHVISTRGWIGETPALGLGPIGVLPELQGQGIGSALMRASIDAATGLGEPAIVLLGSTEYYPRFGFVPADSVGIISPDPSWGSHFMALPLPGFHPGIRGHFRYAEPFNDL; from the coding sequence ATGATCATTCGACGCGAAACGGCCGCCGACAGGCCCGAAATCGAGGCCGTGATCGAGGCCGCCTTCCCCGAACCGGTGGAGGTGCGGCTGCTGCGGGAGCTGTTTGCCACCCGCGAATACATCCCCGAGCTCTCCCTGGTGGCCGAGGATGCGGACGGGCGCATCGTGGGCCACGTGATCAGCACCCGCGGCTGGATAGGGGAGACCCCGGCGCTGGGGCTTGGACCCATCGGCGTGCTGCCCGAACTTCAAGGCCAGGGCATCGGCTCGGCCCTGATGCGGGCCAGCATCGACGCCGCCACCGGGCTGGGCGAGCCGGCCATCGTGCTGCTGGGCAGCACCGAATACTACCCGCGCTTTGGTTTTGTCCCGGCCGACTCCGTGGGCATCATCTCTCCGGACCCGTCCTGGGGCTCGCACTTCATGGCGTTGCCGCTGCCGGGCTTCCACCCCGGCATTCGCGGGCATTTCAGGTACGCGGAACCGTTCAACGACCTCTGA
- the mca gene encoding mycothiol conjugate amidase Mca, with amino-acid sequence MTVNQGHSAEPLRLLAVHAHPDDEASKGAAMMASYVAAGDRVMVASCTGGERGGIQNPAMEGDAHSLRDMGGARRLEMARAAEILGIEHQWLGFTDSGLPEGDPLPALPANCFALKPLEIAAAPLVRLVRRFRPHVIVSYDENGGYPHPDHIMAHKVTVEAFHAAGDPERYPEAGPAWEPQKLYYDLAFNPQRFRALHFALEEAGIASPYAQRLAAWLEADSEGHTPPAGTHPTTTQVDCGEFFEKRDDALRAHATQVDPEGFFFAVSPDMQRKVWPWEDYSLIESRVPTSFPENDLFAGLR; translated from the coding sequence GTGACCGTCAACCAGGGGCACTCCGCCGAACCGCTCCGCCTGCTGGCGGTCCACGCCCATCCCGATGACGAGGCCAGCAAGGGTGCCGCCATGATGGCTTCCTACGTCGCAGCAGGGGACCGCGTCATGGTGGCCAGCTGCACGGGCGGCGAACGCGGAGGCATCCAGAATCCCGCCATGGAGGGCGACGCCCACTCCCTGCGCGACATGGGTGGCGCCCGCCGGCTGGAAATGGCCCGGGCAGCTGAGATCCTGGGCATTGAGCACCAGTGGCTGGGCTTTACCGATTCCGGCCTGCCCGAGGGCGATCCGCTGCCCGCCCTGCCGGCCAACTGCTTTGCATTGAAGCCGTTGGAAATCGCCGCGGCGCCGCTGGTGCGCCTGGTGCGCCGTTTCCGCCCGCACGTGATTGTCTCCTACGACGAAAACGGCGGCTACCCGCACCCGGACCACATCATGGCCCACAAGGTGACGGTGGAGGCCTTCCACGCTGCCGGCGATCCCGAACGCTACCCGGAGGCGGGCCCGGCCTGGGAGCCGCAGAAGCTGTATTACGACCTGGCGTTCAACCCGCAGCGATTCCGGGCCCTGCACTTTGCGCTGGAGGAGGCCGGGATTGCCTCGCCGTACGCGCAGCGCCTGGCGGCCTGGCTGGAAGCCGACTCCGAGGGCCACACCCCGCCGGCCGGCACCCACCCCACCACCACTCAGGTTGACTGCGGTGAGTTCTTTGAAAAGCGTGACGACGCCCTGCGCGCCCATGCCACCCAGGTTGACCCGGAGGGATTCTTCTTCGCCGTCAGCCCCGATATGCAGCGCAAGGTCTGGCCGTGGGAGGACTATTCGCTCATTGAATCCCGCGTACCCACCTCGTTCCCAGAAAACGATCTGTTTGCTGGCTTACGATAG
- the galK gene encoding galactokinase yields MTESLSAASISAAFESAFGHAPDGVWSAPGRVNLIGEHTDYNEGFVLPFAIDRAAGVAVRLRTDSTARLLSSYGNQGVVTVDLDTLSHDTMTGWTAYPLGVVWVLRQMGVKIGGFDLYLHSTVPTGAGLSSSAAIECAVASAFNELSGAALSANELVLVGQRAENEVVGAPTGILDQSASLLATDGHAVFLDCRTQESTLVPLDLAASGLLILVVDTKVSHAHATGGYAARRASCELGAEVLGVAALRDVAAADLAEAAGLLDAETYRRVRHIVTEDQRVLDTVAVLGSEGPAAIGELLTASHASMRDDFEISCPELDLAVDTALANGALGARMTGGGFGGSAIALIPAAAETAVRDAVMAAFAGSGFSAPDIFAVSPAPGARRIA; encoded by the coding sequence ATGACCGAATCCCTGAGCGCCGCCTCCATTTCGGCGGCGTTTGAGTCCGCCTTTGGCCATGCCCCCGACGGCGTGTGGTCCGCGCCCGGCCGGGTCAACCTGATTGGCGAGCACACCGACTACAACGAAGGCTTTGTGCTTCCCTTCGCCATCGACCGGGCCGCCGGCGTGGCGGTGCGGCTCCGCACCGACTCCACGGCGCGCCTGCTCTCCAGCTACGGCAACCAGGGTGTTGTCACGGTGGATCTGGACACCCTCAGCCACGACACCATGACCGGCTGGACCGCCTACCCCCTGGGGGTGGTGTGGGTGCTGCGCCAGATGGGCGTGAAGATCGGCGGTTTCGACCTGTACCTGCATTCCACCGTCCCCACCGGGGCCGGGCTGTCGTCGTCGGCCGCCATCGAGTGCGCCGTTGCGTCGGCGTTCAACGAACTGAGCGGTGCCGCGCTGTCCGCGAACGAGCTGGTCCTGGTCGGCCAGCGGGCAGAGAACGAGGTGGTCGGTGCGCCCACCGGCATCCTTGACCAGTCGGCGTCGTTGCTGGCCACGGACGGCCATGCCGTGTTCCTCGACTGCCGCACCCAGGAATCCACCCTGGTGCCGCTGGACCTGGCCGCCTCCGGGCTGTTGATCCTGGTGGTGGACACGAAGGTTTCGCACGCACACGCCACGGGCGGATATGCGGCGCGCCGCGCGTCCTGCGAGCTGGGCGCCGAGGTGCTTGGCGTGGCCGCCCTGCGCGACGTCGCTGCCGCGGACCTCGCCGAGGCCGCCGGGTTGCTCGACGCCGAGACGTACCGCCGGGTGCGCCACATCGTGACCGAGGACCAGCGCGTGCTGGACACCGTTGCCGTGCTGGGCAGTGAGGGGCCGGCCGCGATCGGCGAGCTGCTCACGGCAAGCCACGCCTCCATGCGCGACGACTTTGAGATCTCCTGCCCCGAGCTGGACCTGGCCGTGGACACGGCCCTGGCCAACGGCGCGTTGGGTGCCCGGATGACCGGTGGTGGTTTTGGCGGATCTGCGATTGCGCTGATCCCGGCTGCCGCTGAAACCGCCGTGCGCGACGCCGTCATGGCGGCCTTTGCCGGCTCCGGATTCAGTGCTCCGGACATCTTCGCCGTCTCCCCCGCGCCGGGAGCCCGGCGGATCGCGTAG
- a CDS encoding DeoR/GlpR family DNA-binding transcription regulator, protein MLAPERQARILKELQLHEAVRVADVAATLNVSEMTIRRDIEALDQNGLARKIHGGAMRLARLSALEPGFLLNVDKELDAKLAIAREALSLIQPGMTLAMTGGTTTYQLAVYLAAELEQIRSLTVVTNSLKVADLLYQQQGNSDCKVIVTGGERTPSEALVGPVARSALRSLNTDLCFMGVHGIDADRGLTSPNLLEAETNAAFIESTGRLVVLADSTKFQVRSLATIAPLSAVDTVITDDGVSASTRELFAAKVPTLTVVSAGPAASTQTQSRKTS, encoded by the coding sequence ATGTTGGCACCGGAGCGTCAGGCACGGATTCTGAAGGAACTTCAACTCCATGAGGCGGTGCGGGTGGCCGATGTCGCCGCCACGCTGAACGTCAGCGAGATGACCATCCGCCGCGACATCGAGGCCCTTGACCAGAACGGCCTGGCCCGCAAGATCCACGGCGGGGCCATGCGCCTGGCCCGGCTCAGCGCCCTGGAACCGGGCTTCCTGCTGAACGTCGACAAGGAGCTTGACGCCAAGCTTGCCATCGCCCGCGAGGCACTGTCCCTGATCCAGCCGGGCATGACCCTGGCCATGACCGGCGGCACCACCACCTACCAACTGGCCGTTTACCTGGCCGCCGAGCTGGAGCAGATCCGCAGCCTGACCGTGGTGACGAACTCACTGAAGGTGGCGGACCTTTTGTACCAGCAGCAGGGAAATTCCGACTGCAAGGTCATCGTCACCGGTGGCGAACGCACGCCGTCGGAGGCCCTCGTGGGCCCCGTGGCCCGCAGCGCCCTGCGCAGCCTGAACACCGACCTTTGCTTCATGGGCGTGCACGGCATCGACGCGGACCGCGGACTGACCAGCCCCAACCTGCTCGAGGCGGAGACCAACGCCGCGTTCATCGAATCCACGGGCCGCCTGGTGGTCCTGGCCGACAGCACCAAGTTCCAGGTCAGGTCGCTGGCCACCATTGCCCCGCTGAGTGCCGTGGACACCGTCATCACCGACGACGGCGTCAGCGCCTCCACCCGCGAGCTGTTCGCCGCCAAGGTCCCCACGCTCACCGTGGTATCCGCCGGACCGGCCGCCTCGACCCAAACCCAAAGCAGGAAGACTTCATGA
- the galT gene encoding galactose-1-phosphate uridylyltransferase, whose product MTIATTTQLADGRELIYFDDGGRVHDHSAVDTRPLDPRSEANTGELRFDALTGDWVAIAAHRNTRTYLPPADQCPLCPTTGANLSEIPGSSYDVAVFENRFPSLGPAVGAIGEFPQWGTKDRAFGRCEVVAFTPEHTGSFGALSTERARTVIDAWAHRTEALSALPGIKQVFPFENRGQDIGVTLHHPHGQIYAYSYVPPRSAVMAAAARTFYDAHDGRETLLGSIVARESESGERMVAQGRHFSAYVPFAAHMPLEIHITPHRHVPDFAALTGEERDELAVMYLDVLRRLDNLYDTPTPYIAAWHQAPLDSLLRPAGRFHLELTSPRRAADKLKFLAGSEAAMGAFINDTTPEQTAAVLRDVSAELPIPTAKKVSVS is encoded by the coding sequence ATGACAATCGCCACCACCACCCAACTGGCCGATGGCCGGGAGCTGATCTACTTCGACGACGGCGGCCGCGTCCACGATCACTCCGCCGTCGACACCCGTCCCCTGGATCCGCGCTCGGAGGCGAACACCGGCGAGCTGCGCTTTGACGCGCTGACCGGCGATTGGGTTGCCATTGCCGCGCACCGCAACACGCGCACCTATCTGCCCCCGGCCGACCAGTGCCCGCTGTGCCCCACCACGGGTGCCAACCTGTCCGAGATTCCCGGTTCCAGCTACGACGTGGCCGTCTTTGAAAACCGCTTCCCGTCGCTGGGCCCGGCCGTTGGCGCCATTGGCGAATTCCCACAGTGGGGCACCAAGGACCGCGCGTTCGGACGCTGCGAAGTGGTGGCGTTCACCCCGGAGCACACGGGGTCCTTCGGCGCCCTGTCCACCGAACGCGCCCGCACCGTGATTGACGCCTGGGCGCACCGCACCGAGGCGCTCAGTGCGCTGCCCGGGATCAAGCAGGTCTTCCCGTTTGAAAACCGCGGCCAGGACATCGGGGTGACCCTGCACCACCCGCACGGGCAGATCTACGCGTACTCCTATGTTCCCCCGCGCAGCGCCGTCATGGCCGCCGCCGCCCGCACGTTCTACGATGCCCACGACGGCCGCGAGACCCTGCTCGGCTCCATCGTGGCCAGGGAGTCCGAGTCCGGCGAACGCATGGTGGCCCAGGGCCGGCACTTTAGCGCCTATGTGCCCTTCGCCGCCCACATGCCGCTGGAAATCCACATCACCCCGCATCGCCACGTTCCCGACTTTGCCGCACTCACGGGCGAGGAGCGGGACGAGCTGGCCGTCATGTACCTTGACGTGCTGCGCCGCCTCGACAATCTCTACGACACCCCGACGCCCTACATCGCCGCCTGGCACCAGGCGCCGCTGGATTCCCTGCTGCGCCCGGCGGGCCGCTTCCACCTGGAATTGACGTCCCCGCGCCGGGCCGCCGACAAGCTGAAGTTCCTGGCCGGATCCGAGGCCGCCATGGGCGCGTTCATCAACGACACCACCCCGGAACAAACGGCAGCCGTCCTGCGCGACGTGTCCGCGGAGCTGCCCATCCCTACTGCCAAGAAAGTCTCCGTCTCATGA
- the greA gene encoding transcription elongation factor GreA, whose amino-acid sequence MPTTNSASAAWLTQEAYDRLQAELTHLSGPGRAEIVSKIEQARSEGDLKENGGYHAAKDEQGKIEARIRQLTELLRDAHVGESPADDGIVEQGMVVGATIAGDETTFLLGSREVGADDMDVFSERSPLGAAIMGHKIGDKLSYVAPNGRTIDVEILSATPYQG is encoded by the coding sequence GTGCCTACCACTAACAGTGCGTCCGCTGCCTGGCTGACCCAGGAAGCCTATGATCGTCTCCAGGCTGAACTGACGCACCTTTCCGGCCCCGGCCGTGCCGAAATCGTCAGCAAGATCGAACAGGCCCGCTCCGAAGGTGACCTGAAGGAAAACGGCGGCTACCACGCGGCCAAGGACGAGCAGGGCAAGATCGAGGCCCGCATCCGCCAGCTGACCGAACTGCTGCGCGACGCCCACGTGGGTGAATCGCCGGCCGACGACGGCATTGTGGAACAGGGCATGGTGGTGGGCGCCACGATCGCGGGCGACGAAACCACGTTCCTGCTGGGCAGCCGCGAAGTCGGCGCCGACGACATGGACGTCTTTAGCGAGCGTTCCCCGCTGGGCGCGGCCATCATGGGCCACAAGATCGGCGACAAGCTCAGCTACGTCGCCCCCAACGGCCGCACCATCGACGTGGAGATCCTCTCCGCCACGCCGTACCAGGGCTAA